The DNA window TACCTTTTCTATTACTAGCAGGTGGAATTGCACCAACAATAATTGCAACAGATCCAATATTTGAAAAAGAATATAAGATATACTTTTATGAATTCGGTTGCACTAGTCCAGAAAAAGATTTAATAATTGCTTATAATGAAGTGATATTTGAACATCTGATTAAAGATTACGGAAATAAATGGAAAAAAGAAATCAGAAATGATGTAATCGGATTTAAGGACTGGAGAAAAAAATAGAAAAACATTTTACAACAACGTGTATAACTAATTGCTGGTCTTGTGTTTACTCGGAAAATCCTGCGGATTTTCCTAATGGTTCGGTTTATTTTGTTAACTTAGTTCTTGCCAACGCAACTAGCCATAACACAAACACGTTGGCAAACATTTGAGAGCAACTTATTGGAAACGAAAAATAAACTGAATTTGATAATCGGAATTCAAACAATACAAAAATAAATTTGAGCTGTATTTTAATAATTGAAGGAGAAAAATTTGATGTGAACGGATTTTTGGAAATCACCGAAATGCAACCATACGAAAAGCATTTAAAAGGAGAAAAACGTCCTTTCAAAAAGACTGGAAAACAACTTATTTATGAAAAAAGTGGATGCCGATTTGAATTAAGCAATGCGGATTTTAATGATTTTGAGACTCAAAGAAAAGATGTTATCAAATTTTTAACCGATAATTTCAAGAAGCTTAAAGGAATTTCAAGTTTCGGACTAAATATAAGCGAAGTCCCAACTATTGGATTCGGAATTGAAAATCAAATGGCGGATTTTTGGTGTCAAACTGAATATTTGCAACCTGAATTACTAAAGTTGGCTGGAGAACTAAATTTTGGAATTGAAATAAGTTTGTATCATCCTGCAATAGAAGAAGAAGATAAAAACGAATAAATAAAAACGATTTGCCAACACCGTGTATAATTAATTGCTTTGGTCGTTGATTATTTGGAAAATTCCTTCGGAATTTTCTCGCGTTCGTATTTGTTTACTAAATTAGTTGCTTAAACACGCAACTAACCATACACAACAACGTTAACAACAATAGTGCAAAAATTCAACAGCACTACTCTATTTGAACTATTGTTTTAAATACAAAAATCTCAAAATTTCTCATTTAAGATTTTCGTT is part of the Psychroserpens ponticola genome and encodes:
- a CDS encoding FEKKY domain-containing protein, translated to MKYIIILIIGISTFITNAQNDNETITFTRIGELTKEQINNSGASKLNFITEIQKAKEMAEMDIKNEIPFLLLAGGIAPTIIATDPIFEKEYKIYFYEFGCTSPEKDLIIAYNEVIFEHLIKDYGNKWKKEIRNDVIGFKDWRKK